One Rhinoderma darwinii isolate aRhiDar2 chromosome 6, aRhiDar2.hap1, whole genome shotgun sequence DNA window includes the following coding sequences:
- the VASN gene encoding vasorin encodes MHLLWVWTVLSAAYTVLTEGCPVGCKCNHPTQVFCMSRKNPSFPRTIPPSTISLYLFENGISSVEESSFSGLWDLQLLDLSHNNLSNLPGGVFKTLTNLLNLDLSSNQITEISAETFQGLSRLERLYLNENQIRSIHPDAFRGLENLLELKLTKNQLVVHPAFSLPHLLLLDLSYNAIPVVRPEIFHARNIESLRLAGLGLKEVPSDLLNELKNLHELDLSDNHLTKVPSGLRGLTKLNLAGNMEISQLQPDDFSGLSRLQDLDLSRMSLRTLPKGLFQFTPRLYGVSLAQNPFNCVCLLSWLTEWLRVSGAALHRSDETRCHFPPKNAGKILRNLQNSDFGCPIPTTVFVPTTLALTSTAAPPTSTNPRTTYTPIDTTTTIAPNNPTEEPAVPTQYDQLCPPQTCLNGGFCRLDPLGEVKCECPLGFYGMYCEMLSADFSEPPEMELQVLEKTSSSLKVDLQSYIQSKNDLPGLRLTVQNLSGLDNRPDTYQLPSTLPHYTLKGLNSNSTYRICLGSMRDISGETELCSEAQTMGESPTPSAHITQTKEGSLTLVLVPAVAAGILLLVVIVSAICYTRRRREKAQSCENAGPLELEGVKTGLVEKGELKKLSESPSGTERGWESEEPLMDSSRVGNNNETPTGRLPHSYF; translated from the coding sequence ATGCATCTCCTGTGGGTATGGACTGTCCTCAGCGCTGCATACACAGTCCTTACTGAAGGCTGCCCAGTTGGCTGTAAGTGCAACCATCCTACTCAAGTCTTCTGTATGAGTCGCAAGAACCCCAGCTTTCCTCGCACCATACCTCCAAGCACGATCAGCTTATACCTCTTCGAAAATGGTATCAGTTCAGTAGAGGAGAGCAGTTTCTCAGGCCTGTGGGACCTGCAGCTCTTAGATTTATCCCATAACAATCTGTCTAATCTACCTGGAGGTGTCTTCAAAACACTGACCAACCTCCTCAACCTGGACCTTTCGTCAAACCAAATCACGGAGATCTCTGCAGAAACTTTTCAAGGTCTGAGTCGTCTAGAGAGGCTGTACCTCAATGAGAACCAAATTCGCAGCATTCATCCAGATGCCTTCAGAGGTCTTGAGAACCTACTTGAACTCAAACTGACCAAAAATCAATTAGTAGTCCATCCAGCCTTCTCTCTACCTCATCTTCTGCTCCTGGATCTTAGCTATAATGCTATCCCTGTTGTTCGTCCTGAAATCTTCCATGCAAGAAATATAGAATCCTTAAGGTTGGCTGGTCTTGGTTTGAAAGAGGTGCCCTCGGATCTGTTGAATGAACTTAAGAATCTTCATGAACTGGACCTATCTGATAATCATTTAACGAAGGTTCCTTCAGGTCTACGAGGCTTGACCAAACTCAATCTAGCCGGCAATATGGAAATTTCCCAGCTTCAACCGGATGACTTTTCAGGCCTAAGTAGATTACAGGACTTAGACCTAAGTAGAATGAGCCTTCGTACTTTGCCAAAGGGTCTTTTCCAATTCACACCACGCCTCTATGGTGTAAGTCTGGCACAAAACCCTTTTAACTGTGTGTGCCTATTAAGCTGGCTAACAGAATGGCTGAGAGTCAGTGGGGCTGCTCTTCATCGTTCAGATGAAACTCGTTGCCACTTTCCTCCCAAAAATGCAGGAAAGATTTTACGTAATTTGCAAAATTCTGACTTTGGATGTCCTATACCAACAACGGTCTTTGTGCCTACAACCTTGGCACTTACCAGTACAGCTGCACCACCTACATCaaccaatccaagaacaacatacACACCAATAGACACCACCACTACAATTGCACCTAATAACCCAACAGAGGAACCTGCAGTACCCACTCAATATGATCAGCTGTGTCCACCCCAAACTTGCTTGAATGGTGGGTTTTGCCGTTTAGACCCCCTTGGAGAAGTGAAATGTGAATGTCCACTAGGATTCTATGGGATGTACTGTGAGATGCTATCAGCCGATTTTTCGGAGCCACCAGAAATGGAGCTGCAAGTTCTTGAAAAGACAAGCAGTTCGCTGAAAGTGGATCTACAAAGTTATATCCAAAGTAAAAATGATCTACCAGGACTAAGGCTCACAGTGCAAAACCTCTCTGGATTAGACAACAGGCCGGACACATACCAGCTACCTTCAACACTCCCACACTACACCTTAAAGGGACTGAATTCTAATAGCACATATAGAATTTGTCTCGGATCCATGCGAGATATAAGTGGAGAGACAGAACTATGCTCCGAAGCCCAGACTATGGGAGAATCTCCAACACCTAGTGCCCACATTACACAAACCAAAGAGGGAAGTCTAACTTTGGTCTTGGTTCCTGCTGTAGCTGCTGGTATCCTTCTCTTGGTTGTCATAGTAAGTGCAATCTGCTATACACGAAGACGTAGAGAAAAAGCACAGTCATGTGAAAACGCAGGTCCTTTAGAGTTGGAAGGTGTAAAAACAGGCCTAGTAGAGAAAGGCGAGTTAAAAAAATTATCTGAGAGTCCATCGGGTACCGAAAGAGGTTGGGAGTCAGAAGAACCTCTAATGGATTCCTCCAGAGTAGGAAATAATAATGAGACGCCAACGGGACGGCTCCCACACTCTTACTTTTAA